In one window of Bos taurus isolate L1 Dominette 01449 registration number 42190680 breed Hereford chromosome 15, ARS-UCD2.0, whole genome shotgun sequence DNA:
- the OR4X2B gene encoding olfactory receptor family 4 subfamily X member 2B — MAETHNVTEFIFLGLSSNPEVQKVCFVMFLLLYTAIVLGNLLIVLTVMSSRSLGSPMYFFLSYLSFVEICYASTTVPRLISDLLAERKAISLWGCMTQLSFLHFFAGTEIFLLTVMAYDRYVAICKPLSYTTIMNRRVCAFLVGAAWVWGLVHSLAQILLIFRLPFCGPNVIDHYFCDVLPLLKLACSDTVLIGLLIVANGGTLSVISFVVLLASYVVILLHLRTWSSAGRRKALSTCGSHITVVTLFFGPCIFIYLRPSTTLSVDKTVAVFYTVITPLLNPVIYSLRNAEVKKAMKRLWVRAMKLEER, encoded by the coding sequence ATGGCTGAAACACACAATGTGACAGAATTCATTTTCCTGGGACTTTCTTCCAATCCAGAGGTGCAGAAAGTCTGCTTTGTGATGTTTCTGCTCCTGTACACAGCCATTGTGCTGGGGAATCTCCTCATCGTCCTCACTGTCATGAGCAGCAGAAGCCTTGGctcccccatgtacttcttcctgagCTACCTGTCCTTTGTTGAGATCTGCTACGCCTCGACAACAGTCCCCAGACTCATCTCAGATCTGCTGGCTGAGAGGAAAGCCATATCTCTGTGGGGCTGCATGACACAGCTTTCCTTTCTCCACTTCTTTGCCGGCACTGAGATTTTCCTGCTcactgtgatggcctatgaccgctacgtggccatctgcaagcccctCAGCTACACCACCATCATGAACCGGCGGGTGTGTGCCTTCCTGGTGGGAGCAGCATGGGTGTGGGGCTTAGTGCATTCCTTGGCCCAAATCCTTCTCATCTTCCGCTTGCCCTTCTGTGGCCCCAATGTGATCGACCACTATTTCTGTGACGTGCTTCCCCTGCTCAAACTTGCCTGCTCTGACACCGTCCTCATTGGTCTTCTGATCGTTGCCAATGGGGGGACCCTGTCTGTGATCAGCTTTGTGGTCCTCTTAGCCTCCTATGTGGTCATCTTGCTCCATCTGAGGACTTGGAGCTCCGCGGGGCGGCGCAAGgccctgtccacctgtggatCCCACATCACTGTGGTCACCTTGTTCTTTGGGCCCTGCATCTTCATCTATCTGAGACCTTCTACCACCCTATCTGTGGACAAGACAGTGGCCGTGTTCTACACGGTGATCACCCCACTGCTCAACCCTGTCATCTACTCCCTGAGAAATGCTGAAGTGAAGAAGGCCATGAAGAGGCTGTGGGTCAGAGCAATGAAACTAGAAGAGAGGTAG